CGCTCGATCCGGCGTTCCTCGCCGAGCCGCTCGGCCTCGACGCCGACGTGAGGACGGGGACGCTGCCGAACGGACTGACGTATTACGTCCGCCGCAACGCCGAGCCGCAGCGCCGCGCCGAACTCCGGCTCGCCATCAATGCGGGCTCGGTGCTCGAAGACGAGGACCAGCGCGGCCTCGCCCACTTCGTCGAGCACATGGCCTTCAATGGGACCGAGCGGTTCGAGAAGCAGGAACTCGTGGACTACCTCGAAGGCATCGGGATGCGCTTCGGGCCGGACCTCAACGCGTACACCTCGTTCGACGAGACGGTCTACCTCCTCCAAGTGCCGACCGACAGCGCCGGCCTGCTCGACACGGGCTTCGACGTGCTGAAGGAGTGGGCGTCGGCGATCACGTTCGAGGACGAGGAGATCGACAAAGAGCGCGGCGTCGTGCTCGAGGAGTGGCGGCTCGGGCGCGGCGCTCAGGCACGCATCAACGACGAGCAGCTCCCGGTCCTCCTCGGCGGCTCGCGCTACGCCGAGCGCCTCCCGATTGGCGATCCCGACGTGCTCCGCAACGCGCCGTACGAGACGCTGCGGCGGTTTTACGAGACGTGGTACCGCCCCGACCTCATGGCCGTCGTCGCCGTCGGTGACTTCGACCCCGACGCCGTCGAGCAGACGATCCGCGCGACGTTCGGTGGGCTCACGAACCCGCCGGCCCCAACGCCGCGTCCGGCGTTCGACGTGCCCGGCCACGACGAGACCCGCTTCGTGATCTCCACCGACCCGGAGCTTTCGACGACGAGCGCGGCGGTGTATTACAAAGAACCCGCCGACCGGAGCGGCGACGTGGCGTCGTTCCGCCGCCGGCTCATGGACCGGCTCTACAACCGGATGCTCAACAGCCGGCTCTACGAGCTGACGCAGCGGCCCGACGCTCCGTATCTCGGCGCGTTCACGGGGAAATTCGGCTTCGCCCGACCGAGCGAGTTCTACGTGATGCAGGCTGTCGTGAGCGATGGCGGCGTGCCGGCCGGGCTCGAAGCCCTGCTGACGGAGGCGGCGCGCGTCGAGCGCCACGGCTTCACCGCGTCGGAGCTCGCGCGGACGAAGGCCGACGTGCTGCGCGAGTACGAAGTCGCGTTCAACGAGCGGACGACGACGGAGTCGCGCGCGTTCGCGGGGGAGTACGTCGACCTCTTCCTCGAAGGCGTGCCCGCGCCGGGCATCGCCCGCGAGTACGCCCTCGTCCAAGCCCTCCTCCCGTCGATCTCGCTGGCGGACCTCGACACGCTCGCCGATGAGGTGGTGGGGGAGGAGAACCGCGTGGTGACCGTCAGCGCGCCGGACAAAGAGGGCGTCGCCGTGCCGACGGAGGCCGACCTTCGGGCCGTGTTCGCGGCGGTCGGAACCAAAGATATCGAGCCATACGAAGACGCCGTCTCGGCCGAGCCGCTCGTGGCGAGCCCGCCGGCGCCCGGCGTCATCGAGTCCGTGTCTCGCTACGAAGACGAGACGGGCGTGACGGAATGGACACTCGAAAACGGCGTCCGCGTCGTGCTCAAACCGACGGACTTCAAGAACGACGAGGTGCTGTTTTCCGCGTTCAGCCCTGGCGGCACGTCGCTCGCGGCAGACGGCGCGTTCCGTTCGGCGCAGCAGGCGTCGGCCGTCGTGAGCCTCGGCGGCGTCGGTGCCTTCAGCGCGGTCGACCTCGACAAGAAGCTCGCCGGGCAGGCCGTTCGCGTGCAGCCGTACGTCGACGAGCGCGAGGAGGGGCTCGTCGGCAGCGCATCGCCGGAGGATCTGGAGACGCTGTTCCAACTCGTCCACCTCTACTTCACCGCGCCGCGCGAGGATGCCGATGCGTTCGACGCCTTTCGGCAGCGGATCGCGGGCGTGCTCCAGAACCGGAGCGCCCGGCCCGAGGCCGCGTTCTCGGACACGTTGCAGGTGACGCTCGCGCAGTACCACCCGCGCCGCGCGCCGTTCACGCTCGCCACGATCCCCGAACTCGAACTCGACGAAGCCCTCGCCTTCTACCGCGATCGTTTCCGCGACGCGAGCGACTTCACGTTCGTCTTCGTCGGCGCGTTCGAGCCCGATTCGCTCGAACCGCTCGTGCGGCAGTACCTCGCCACGCTCCCGGCGACGGGGCGCGTGGAGGCCCCGCGCGACCTCGGCGTGCGCGCGCCGGAGGGCGTCGTTACGAAGACGGTCCGCCGAGGGATCGAGCCGAAGGCCCGCGTCCAACTCGTGTTCAGCGGCACGCTCGACGCCCGCGTTGACACGCTCGCCTACGCCGACAGCGTGCTCATCAACGATGCGTGGGTGCCCGTGGCGGACTCGATCTACGCCGCCCGCCACGCCGCCGCGCGGGGCGAGCGCTACCTCCTCGGCGCGCTCGCCGACGCCCTCGCGATCCGTCTCCGGGAGAGCCTGCGCGAAGACCTCGGCGGCGTCTACGGCGTCGGCGTGAACGCGAACGTGGACCGAATGCAGGGCACGTACACGATCTCCATCGGCTTCGGCAGCGACCCCGGTCGTGTCGACGAGCTGACGGCGGCCGTCTTCGAGGAGATCGAGCGGTTCAAGCAGGACGGGCCGGACGACGCGCTGCAGAAGGTGAAAGAGGGCGACCGCCGCGCGCAGGAGCTCGCGCTCCGCGAGAACGGCACGTGGCTCGGCGCGCTCGGTGCCGCCTACCGCTACGACGAAGCCCCGACGGACTACCTCGACAAGTCGGACCTCATCGACGCGCTGAGCTACGGTGCCCTCCGCGGGGCCGCGCAGTTCTACCTCGACGAGAGTCGCTACGTGCAGGTCGTGCTGCTGCCGGAGGAGTAGGGAGGATGTGAGCCGACCGGCGTAGCTTTCTATTCCTCGTCTTCAACCGCTCGATCCCATGTCTGCCATCCTCAGCGAGTCCGACCTCGAACGCATCCGCCTCGCCGTGGGCGAGGCCGAGCAGCGCACGGCGGGTGAGATCGTCCCGTACATCGTCGAGCAGAGCGGGAGCTACGAGGTGGCCGTGTGGCGCGGGGCGTCGTGCGCGGCCCTCCTCACGATGGCCGTGGCCGTGCTGACGCTCCAGTTCTACGCCGGCTGGGGCTTCGGCTGGCTCTTCACGAGCTGGGGGATGGCGCTGCTCGTCTCCGTCGCCGGCGTCGCCGGGGCACTGGGGGCGGCGTTCATCACGCCGCTCAAGCGGCTGCTCATCGGGCCGGAGCTGATGGCGCGGAAGGTCCACCGCCGCGCCTCGCTCGCGTTCCTCGAAGAGGAGGTGTTCCACACCCGCGACCGGACCGGCATCCTCCTGTTCGTGTCCCTCTTCGAGCACCGGATCGAGGTCCTCGGCGATACGGGCATCAGCGAGCAGGTGACGGAGGACGAGTGGATCGACATCGTCGACACGGTTCGGCGCGGCATCCGGCAGGACCACTTCGCCGACGGGCTCGTCGAGGCCATCGGGATGTGCGGCGCCCTGCTCGAACGGAAAGGCGTCGCTGTTCGGCCGGACGACACGGACGAACTCCCCGACAACGTCCGGCTGCGGAAGGAGTAGGCCGGAGATTGCGGTGTTGGGGGCGTAAATACGCTACGTTCCAATATCTTGGCGGCTCCTCCTCCGCCCTCCAACTTCTTCGATGCTGCGCCGCTGCCTCCCCATCCTGCTCGCCGGATTGCTCGCGCTCACCGCGCACGCGCAGCCAGCGGTGCCCGCGCTGACCGGCCGCGTCGTGGACCGCGCCGACGTGCTCTCGCCCGGCACCGAGCGAGCGCTCACGGACCTTTTCGCCGAGCACGAGCGGGCGACGAGCAACCAGGTCGTCGTGCTGACGGTGCCGTCGCTGGAGGGCGACACCGTGGAGGGCTTCGCGGTGCGCGTGTTCGCTGACTGGGGGCTCGGACAGGCCGACCGCGACAACGGCGTCCTCCTCCTCATCGCCCGTGACGACCGCGAGATGCGGATCGAGGTGGGCTTCGGGCTCGAGGGCGCGCTGACCGACGCGCAGGCGGGCCGCATCATCCGCAGCGAGTTCCTACCCGCCTTCCGCAACGGCGACTACGATGGCGGCACGCTCGCCGGGGCGTCGGCCGTCGTTGGGACGATCGAGGGGACCTACGAGCCGGCCGACACGGACATCGGCGACGAGGTGCCCTGGCCGGTCCG
This genomic interval from Rhodothermales bacterium contains the following:
- a CDS encoding insulinase family protein; the protein is MNRRLLVLLVCTLSLAACSSSERATQPAAPEPAVPALDPAFLAEPLGLDADVRTGTLPNGLTYYVRRNAEPQRRAELRLAINAGSVLEDEDQRGLAHFVEHMAFNGTERFEKQELVDYLEGIGMRFGPDLNAYTSFDETVYLLQVPTDSAGLLDTGFDVLKEWASAITFEDEEIDKERGVVLEEWRLGRGAQARINDEQLPVLLGGSRYAERLPIGDPDVLRNAPYETLRRFYETWYRPDLMAVVAVGDFDPDAVEQTIRATFGGLTNPPAPTPRPAFDVPGHDETRFVISTDPELSTTSAAVYYKEPADRSGDVASFRRRLMDRLYNRMLNSRLYELTQRPDAPYLGAFTGKFGFARPSEFYVMQAVVSDGGVPAGLEALLTEAARVERHGFTASELARTKADVLREYEVAFNERTTTESRAFAGEYVDLFLEGVPAPGIAREYALVQALLPSISLADLDTLADEVVGEENRVVTVSAPDKEGVAVPTEADLRAVFAAVGTKDIEPYEDAVSAEPLVASPPAPGVIESVSRYEDETGVTEWTLENGVRVVLKPTDFKNDEVLFSAFSPGGTSLAADGAFRSAQQASAVVSLGGVGAFSAVDLDKKLAGQAVRVQPYVDEREEGLVGSASPEDLETLFQLVHLYFTAPREDADAFDAFRQRIAGVLQNRSARPEAAFSDTLQVTLAQYHPRRAPFTLATIPELELDEALAFYRDRFRDASDFTFVFVGAFEPDSLEPLVRQYLATLPATGRVEAPRDLGVRAPEGVVTKTVRRGIEPKARVQLVFSGTLDARVDTLAYADSVLINDAWVPVADSIYAARHAAARGERYLLGALADALAIRLRESLREDLGGVYGVGVNANVDRMQGTYTISIGFGSDPGRVDELTAAVFEEIERFKQDGPDDALQKVKEGDRRAQELALRENGTWLGALGAAYRYDEAPTDYLDKSDLIDALSYGALRGAAQFYLDESRYVQVVLLPEE
- a CDS encoding TPM domain-containing protein → MLRRCLPILLAGLLALTAHAQPAVPALTGRVVDRADVLSPGTERALTDLFAEHERATSNQVVVLTVPSLEGDTVEGFAVRVFADWGLGQADRDNGVLLLIARDDREMRIEVGFGLEGALTDAQAGRIIRSEFLPAFRNGDYDGGTLAGASAVVGTIEGTYEPADTDIGDEVPWPVRWGFGLFFGGMPLLAFAPTFFLAGRWGGLVFIGVFVVVGGGFLLFSLWGALYVLVGYVSAILVGEWRFRQLADWKKTRAKVRKALDENKGRRVKVDLGGFTYTAGGITQGGGSSGSGGGFSSGGSSFSGGGGSSGGGGASGSW